One window from the genome of Gemmatimonadaceae bacterium encodes:
- a CDS encoding PadR family transcriptional regulator, giving the protein MNRDAIVLLQGTLDLLILKTLSWGSAHGYAIARWIQHVTDDALQIEEGSLYPSLHRLEKRGLIRASWGLSENKRRAKYYELTARGRHELRAEASSWAAFIGAVAKVLTSSDQPSWAK; this is encoded by the coding sequence ATGAACCGCGACGCGATCGTGCTCCTTCAGGGAACGCTAGACCTCCTGATCCTCAAGACTTTGAGCTGGGGCTCCGCCCACGGTTACGCAATCGCGCGGTGGATTCAGCACGTCACCGACGATGCGTTGCAGATCGAGGAGGGCTCGCTCTACCCGTCGCTCCACCGCCTCGAAAAACGCGGGCTCATTCGTGCCAGCTGGGGGCTTTCCGAGAACAAACGCCGAGCGAAGTACTATGAGCTCACGGCCCGCGGACGCCATGAGCTACGTGCCGAAGCGTCGAGCTGGGCGGCGTTTATCGGTGCCGTCGCGAAGGTGTTGACCTCTTCGGACCAGCCGAGCTGGGCGAAGTGA
- a CDS encoding dihydrofolate reductase family protein, whose product MGLLTFALNVTLDGCCDHREGIADDELHDYFTQLMDAAGAMLWGRVTYELMESAWPAVARDENAPRAMREWARKLEAKPKYVVSASRRDFPWNNTIRLEGDLREAVTQLKEKTPQGVLVGSPTLSAALERLGLIDEYRLVLHPVLAGHGPTLFHGLEPSRRLELVSTNRLKSGQVALHYRRKEG is encoded by the coding sequence ATGGGCCTGTTGACCTTCGCACTCAACGTGACGCTGGACGGGTGCTGCGACCATCGCGAGGGGATCGCGGACGACGAGCTGCACGACTATTTCACGCAGCTGATGGACGCAGCCGGGGCGATGCTGTGGGGGCGCGTCACGTATGAGCTCATGGAGAGCGCCTGGCCGGCGGTGGCGCGCGACGAGAACGCGCCACGCGCGATGCGGGAGTGGGCGCGCAAGCTGGAGGCCAAGCCGAAGTATGTGGTCTCGGCCTCGCGCCGCGACTTCCCGTGGAACAACACCATCCGCCTCGAGGGGGATTTGCGTGAGGCCGTGACGCAGCTGAAGGAGAAGACCCCGCAAGGCGTGTTAGTGGGCAGTCCCACGCTCTCGGCGGCGCTCGAGCGGCTGGGGCTGATCGATGAGTACCGTCTCGTCCTACACCCCGTCCTCGCCGGCCACGGGCCAACGTTGTTTCACGGCCTGGAACCCTCGCGGCGCCTCGAGCTCGTCTCGACGAACCGCCTGAAGTCCGGCCAAGTGGCGCTGCATTACCGCCGCAAAGAGGGATGA
- a CDS encoding dihydrofolate reductase family protein translates to MAKLVYGLSQSLDGYVDHMKLGPPAPAAFRHFVEHVRGLTGAIYGRGMYEIMRYWDEDSPDWDADDREFAVAWRSRPKWVVSHSLKSVGPNATLVADDFEKVIRRLKADLAGEIEVGGPALAQSLTEAGLIDEYRLYLRPVVLGGGKPFFAGPRPPLHLVASDLIVDDLIRLTYVPT, encoded by the coding sequence ATGGCAAAACTTGTCTATGGATTGAGCCAGTCCCTCGACGGCTACGTCGACCACATGAAGCTTGGGCCGCCTGCGCCCGCAGCCTTCCGTCACTTCGTCGAGCACGTGCGTGGCCTAACGGGCGCCATCTACGGTCGCGGCATGTACGAGATCATGCGTTATTGGGACGAAGATTCTCCTGATTGGGACGCGGACGATCGCGAGTTCGCGGTGGCGTGGCGGAGCCGCCCGAAGTGGGTCGTGTCGCATTCGCTCAAGTCAGTTGGCCCCAACGCCACGCTCGTCGCGGATGACTTCGAGAAGGTGATACGCAGGCTGAAGGCCGACCTGGCTGGCGAGATTGAAGTTGGCGGACCAGCCCTGGCGCAAAGCCTGACCGAAGCCGGTCTTATCGATGAGTATCGACTCTACCTCCGCCCTGTCGTGCTTGGTGGAGGCAAACCATTCTTCGCCGGCCCCCGGCCGCCGCTCCACCTGGTGGCCAGCGATTTAATCGTCGATGACTTGATTCGGTTGACGTACGTTCCCACTTAG
- a CDS encoding OsmC family protein — MTTTNETERDVASKKTNSIDHEASGWLEAHLDTGVGFRTEITVRGFAFVADEPKSEGGADSGATPYEYLLGALAACTAMTLRMYAKRKAWPLEDVIVRLREARSHSADCANCETEAVGIRRIEREVDLRGASNERYSG, encoded by the coding sequence ATGACGACAACCAACGAGACGGAGCGCGACGTTGCCAGTAAGAAGACAAACTCGATTGATCACGAAGCGAGCGGGTGGTTAGAGGCCCATCTTGATACGGGTGTGGGTTTCCGCACCGAGATCACCGTGCGCGGCTTCGCGTTCGTCGCCGATGAGCCCAAATCAGAGGGAGGTGCCGACAGCGGTGCCACGCCTTACGAGTACTTGCTCGGCGCCCTCGCCGCGTGCACCGCAATGACACTCCGCATGTACGCAAAGCGAAAGGCATGGCCACTCGAAGATGTCATTGTCCGATTGCGCGAGGCGCGCTCGCATTCCGCGGACTGCGCGAACTGCGAGACGGAGGCCGTGGGCATTCGCCGCATCGAGCGCGAGGTCGACCTACGCGGTGCGAGCAATGAGAGGTACTCGGGCTAA
- a CDS encoding TetR/AcrR family transcriptional regulator, which produces MPRPRFHKLPPKQQQAILRAAFDEFATHGFGAASLNRIIDAAGISKGSMYYYFDGKEELYAHVARGELGRLFESAGPFPIPTARDPDAFWSTLEDYYRRIMTAFAASPKLAALARDWFVVSASPTLQQAQKEMEGALVPWIEQALIVGRRARAVRKDVPASLLIAVVFGMGQAMDAWLLTQELDAIRVRKLVRIFIGMIRRTLAP; this is translated from the coding sequence GTGCCTCGTCCGCGTTTTCACAAGCTTCCGCCGAAGCAGCAGCAGGCCATCCTGCGCGCCGCGTTCGACGAGTTCGCCACCCACGGATTCGGCGCCGCCTCGCTCAACCGCATCATCGATGCGGCTGGGATCTCGAAGGGTTCGATGTACTACTACTTCGACGGCAAGGAGGAGCTATACGCTCATGTCGCGCGCGGCGAGCTCGGTCGCTTGTTCGAGTCGGCGGGACCATTTCCCATTCCCACGGCGCGGGACCCGGATGCATTCTGGTCGACGCTCGAAGACTACTACCGCCGCATCATGACCGCCTTCGCAGCGTCGCCGAAGCTCGCCGCGCTCGCGCGGGACTGGTTCGTCGTCTCGGCGAGTCCGACGCTCCAGCAGGCACAGAAAGAAATGGAAGGAGCACTCGTTCCGTGGATTGAGCAGGCGCTCATCGTCGGCCGGCGCGCACGCGCGGTGCGCAAGGACGTGCCGGCGAGCCTGCTCATCGCCGTCGTCTTCGGGATGGGGCAGGCGATGGACGCCTGGCTTTTGACGCAGGAGCTCGACGCCATAAGAGTTCGCAAACTGGTGCGGATCTTCATCGGCATGATCCGCCGCACGCTCGCGCCATAG